A genomic segment from Drosophila willistoni isolate 14030-0811.24 chromosome 2L unlocalized genomic scaffold, UCI_dwil_1.1 Seg72.1, whole genome shotgun sequence encodes:
- the LOC6646191 gene encoding locomotion-related protein Hikaru genki isoform X3, translated as MLRARPKRMRHKPLWALISLTVLLLVLPDKSNANTETVETTTTTAEPDASPGCRAPDVRFTISKPEMTTEQPYAKFETTQVYLPEDFTTADVEFVDSIGVARHPSENHAAIVNPYSIDLGEGEGGMHSASLVADDDVADDEADDDTDDGADDEGGRRHVGEDGSYKRLNSNRKQGKKRRSGSGRRRRIENENGQTGRGRGSRYKRHAILHDAEASPDTDRWSGSKLAAEGDVYYVHIADILKSREPNRELRSKLHKLKLKARMAKCMAKEGATMEMCQKLIKTKKQPKPKKAKEDEMRQGTKDNAHHQTHHRRRGDSHDAELDQRDITARWRRSSSSNNNNSSISSQAKGDPGQLLLQEEDEEENHQYNNQSSSAAVALQRVKRKSGKTTGALSRPKGGGDSSSKTTSRKDKGIYEEDGYSPVHPDDPEFDEDEEEDEEVDILQQFTEVSEIRFPGEIGPMGDRRLCKIRCVKGKWVGPLCATNEEDDNGNVKFQPLYKSCHVNRIPSHLLLSYRNISVNVGWDLPHGHSLQARCAELGIYKLLGESRVLCSNGLWAPRMPSCVPTTVLTNYSEDSAPSIRIKVLNGSHSFEPSGVMAVPPHTTVLLDCMYPRVRGTPEWSWTSWYMQYSTGWSPALEEKAVRYRLSIKNIENNDSGTFTCTSPRGLTNSIAVVVATSICPQLPEPLSPLKLRLEGIKLGQRAYYDCPEGFRLDGSSNATCLASGNWSSPSPTCHAIQCPRLMLDDPHLSLIELNTSAWGRAVFKCQWGFKLTGPAQLDCEPTGVWSGPVPRCKVIQCVMPVAPLNGRIGGTSLSQRRLTVGALVTFSCNDGHTLVGESSIICTENGFWSHSPPFCK; from the exons ATGCTTAGGGCCAGGCCGAAACGTATGCGCCATAAGCCCCTTTGGGCTTTAATATCCTTGACCGTATTGCTATTGGTTTTGCCGGATAAGAGTAATGCCAATACAGAAACCGTtgagacaacaacaaccacagcgGAGCCAG ATGCTTCGCCTGGTTGTCGTGCACCGGATGTACGCTTTACCATCAGCAAACCGGAAATGACCACCGAGCAGCCGTATGCGAAATTTGAGACCACTCAGGTATATCTGCCAGAGGATTTCACCACAGCCGATGTGGAATTTGTCGATTCGATTGGTGTAGCCCGACATCCCAGCGAGAATCATGCAGCAATTGTGAATCCCTATTCCATTGATTTGGGCGAAGGAGAGGGCGGTATGCATTCCGCTAGCCTGGTGGCCGATGACGATGTGGCCGATGATGAGGCCGACGATGACACAGATGATGGGGCCGATGATGAAGGTGGTCGACGCCACGTGGGGGAGGATGGCTCCTACAAGCGTCTCAATAGCAATCGCAAACAGGGCAAGAAGCGACGTTCCGGTTCCGGTCGTCGTCGCCGCATCGAAAATGAGAATGGACAAACTGGACGTGGTCGTGGCAGTCGTTATAAGCGTCATGCCATATTGCATGATGCGGAGGCTTCACCGGATACAGATCGTTGGTCTGGCAGTAAATTGGCTGCCGAGGGAGATGTCTACTATGTCCATATAGCAGATATACTGAAGAGTCGAGAACCGAATCGGGAGTTGCGTTCCAAGCTCCACAAATTGAAGCTGAAGGCCAGGATGGCCAAGTGCATGGCCAAGGAGGGAGCCACCATGGAAATGTGCCAGAAGCTAATAAAGACCAAGAAGCAGCCCAAGCCCAAGAAGGCAAAGGAAGATGAGATGAGGCAAGGGACGAAAGATAATGCTCATCATCAGACACATCATCGCCGCCGTGGTGACAGTCACGATGCAGAGCTCGACCAGCGTGACATCACTGCGCGTTGGCgtcgcagcagcagcagcaacaacaacaacagctccATCTCTAGCCAGGCCAAAGGGGATCCCGgacagctgctgctgcaggaGGAGGACGAGGAGGAGAATCATCAATATAATAATCAGTCGAGCAGTGCAGCAGTGGCCCTGCAACGTGTAAAGCGCAAGTCGGGCAAGACCACGGGTGCACTGAGCCGTCCGAAAGGCGGTGGCGATTCCAGTTCAAAGACCACCAGCCGCAAGGATAAGG GCATCTATGAGGAGGATGGCTATTCACCTGTGCACCCCGATGACCCTGAATTcgatgaggatgaggaggaggaCGAGGAAGTGGATATATTGCAACAATTTACCGAAGTATCAGAGATACGTTTTCCTGGTGAAATTGGACCCATGGGGGATAGACGTTTGTGTAAAATACGCTGTGTCAAGGGCAAGTGGGTGGGTCCATTGTGCGCCACCAATGAAGAGG ATGACAATGGAAATGTGAAATTTCAGCCTTTGTATAAAAGTTGCCATGTGAATCGCATACCATCACATCTGCTGCTCAGCTATCGGAATATCTCAGTG AACGTTGGCTGGGATCTGCCGCATGGTCATTCCCTTCAGGCACGATGTGCGGAATTGGGCATCTATAAGCTATTGGGAGAATCCAGGGTACTTTGCTCGAATGGCTTGTGGGCTCCTCGGATGCCCAGCTGTGTGCCCACCACAGTGTTGACCAACTATTCGGAGGACAGTGCTCCCTCGATAAGGATTAAAGTGTTGAATGGTTCGCATTCGTTTGAACCGTCGGGAGTGATGGCTGTGCCGCCGCATACTACAGTATTGCTCGATTGCATGTATCCGAGGGTAAGAGGTACCCCCGAATGGAGTTGGACCAGCTGGTATATGCAGTATTCCACAG GCTGGTCACCTGCTTTGGAAGAAAAAGCCGTACGCTATCGTTTGAGCATCAAGAACATCGAGAATAATGATTCTGGGACATTTACCTGCACTTCGCCGCGTGGTTTGACCAACAGTATTGCTGTCGTGGTGGCCACTTCGATTTGCCCGCAGCTACCAGAGCCGCTGTCGCCGCTAAAATTACGCCTTGAGGGCATTAAGCTTGGCCAGCGGGCCTATTATGATTGCCCCGAAGGCTTTCGGTTGGATGGCTCGTCGAATGCCACCTGCCTGGCCTCCGGCAATTGGTCATCGCCATCGCCAACATGCCATGCCATCCAATGTCCACGTTTGATGCTGGACGATCCACATCTCAGTTTGATTGAGTTAAATACATCGGCATGGGGGCGAGCGGTGTTCAAATGCCAATGGGGCTTCAAATTAACTGGACCGGCGCAGCTGGACTGTGAGCCGACGGGCGTCTGGAGTGGCCCCGTTCCACGTTGCAAGG TCATTCAGTGTGTGATGCCTGTGGCACCGCTTAATGGACGTATTGGTGGCACCAGCTTGAGCCAGCGACGTCTTACTGTTGGCGCTTTGGTCACCTTCAGTTGCAATGACGGCCACACTCTGGTCGGTGAGTCGAGCATCATATGCACGGAGAATGGATTTTGGTCGCATTCGC
- the LOC6646191 gene encoding locomotion-related protein Hikaru genki isoform X2: protein MLRARPKRMRHKPLWALISLTVLLLVLPDKSNANTETVETTTTTAEPDASPGCRAPDVRFTISKPEMTTEQPYAKFETTQVYLPEDFTTADVEFVDSIGVARHPSENHAAIVNPYSIDLGEGEGGMHSASLVADDDVADDEADDDTDDGADDEGGRRHVGEDGSYKRLNSNRKQGKKRRSGSGRRRRIENENGQTGRGRGSRYKRHAILHDAEASPDTDRWSGSKLAAEGDVYYVHIADILKSREPNRELRSKLHKLKLKARMAKCMAKEGATMEMCQKLIKTKKQPKPKKAKEDEMRQGTKDNAHHQTHHRRRGDSHDAELDQRDITARWRRSSSSNNNNSSISSQAKGDPGQLLLQEEDEEENHQYNNQSSSAAVALQRVKRKSGKTTGALSRPKGGGDSSSKTTSRKDKGIYEEDGYSPVHPDDPEFDEDEEEDEEVDILQQFTEVSEIRFPGEIGPMGDRRLCKIRCVKGKWVGPLCATNEEDDNGNVKFQPLYKSCHVNRIPSHLLLSYRNISVNVGWDLPHGHSLQARCAELGIYKLLGESRVLCSNGLWAPRMPSCVPTTVLTNYSEDSAPSIRIKVLNGSHSFEPSGVMAVPPHTTVLLDCMYPRVRGTPEWSWTSWYMQYSTGWSPALEEKAVRYRLSIKNIENNDSGTFTCTSPRGLTNSIAVVVATSICPQLPEPLSPLKLRLEGIKLGQRAYYDCPEGFRLDGSSNATCLASGNWSSPSPTCHAIQCPRLMLDDPHLSLIELNTSAWGRAVFKCQWGFKLTGPAQLDCEPTGVWSGPVPRCKVIQCVMPVAPLNGRIGGTSLSQRRLTVGALVTFSCNDGHTLVGESSIICTENGFWSHSPPFCKSQCQYPGDPPNGLIAPLKFNYDAGDYLSVQCRPGYVQTNEDLQKTGPFERPKCQPDGKWSDPLPKCRSYEEV, encoded by the exons ATGCTTAGGGCCAGGCCGAAACGTATGCGCCATAAGCCCCTTTGGGCTTTAATATCCTTGACCGTATTGCTATTGGTTTTGCCGGATAAGAGTAATGCCAATACAGAAACCGTtgagacaacaacaaccacagcgGAGCCAG ATGCTTCGCCTGGTTGTCGTGCACCGGATGTACGCTTTACCATCAGCAAACCGGAAATGACCACCGAGCAGCCGTATGCGAAATTTGAGACCACTCAGGTATATCTGCCAGAGGATTTCACCACAGCCGATGTGGAATTTGTCGATTCGATTGGTGTAGCCCGACATCCCAGCGAGAATCATGCAGCAATTGTGAATCCCTATTCCATTGATTTGGGCGAAGGAGAGGGCGGTATGCATTCCGCTAGCCTGGTGGCCGATGACGATGTGGCCGATGATGAGGCCGACGATGACACAGATGATGGGGCCGATGATGAAGGTGGTCGACGCCACGTGGGGGAGGATGGCTCCTACAAGCGTCTCAATAGCAATCGCAAACAGGGCAAGAAGCGACGTTCCGGTTCCGGTCGTCGTCGCCGCATCGAAAATGAGAATGGACAAACTGGACGTGGTCGTGGCAGTCGTTATAAGCGTCATGCCATATTGCATGATGCGGAGGCTTCACCGGATACAGATCGTTGGTCTGGCAGTAAATTGGCTGCCGAGGGAGATGTCTACTATGTCCATATAGCAGATATACTGAAGAGTCGAGAACCGAATCGGGAGTTGCGTTCCAAGCTCCACAAATTGAAGCTGAAGGCCAGGATGGCCAAGTGCATGGCCAAGGAGGGAGCCACCATGGAAATGTGCCAGAAGCTAATAAAGACCAAGAAGCAGCCCAAGCCCAAGAAGGCAAAGGAAGATGAGATGAGGCAAGGGACGAAAGATAATGCTCATCATCAGACACATCATCGCCGCCGTGGTGACAGTCACGATGCAGAGCTCGACCAGCGTGACATCACTGCGCGTTGGCgtcgcagcagcagcagcaacaacaacaacagctccATCTCTAGCCAGGCCAAAGGGGATCCCGgacagctgctgctgcaggaGGAGGACGAGGAGGAGAATCATCAATATAATAATCAGTCGAGCAGTGCAGCAGTGGCCCTGCAACGTGTAAAGCGCAAGTCGGGCAAGACCACGGGTGCACTGAGCCGTCCGAAAGGCGGTGGCGATTCCAGTTCAAAGACCACCAGCCGCAAGGATAAGG GCATCTATGAGGAGGATGGCTATTCACCTGTGCACCCCGATGACCCTGAATTcgatgaggatgaggaggaggaCGAGGAAGTGGATATATTGCAACAATTTACCGAAGTATCAGAGATACGTTTTCCTGGTGAAATTGGACCCATGGGGGATAGACGTTTGTGTAAAATACGCTGTGTCAAGGGCAAGTGGGTGGGTCCATTGTGCGCCACCAATGAAGAGG ATGACAATGGAAATGTGAAATTTCAGCCTTTGTATAAAAGTTGCCATGTGAATCGCATACCATCACATCTGCTGCTCAGCTATCGGAATATCTCAGTG AACGTTGGCTGGGATCTGCCGCATGGTCATTCCCTTCAGGCACGATGTGCGGAATTGGGCATCTATAAGCTATTGGGAGAATCCAGGGTACTTTGCTCGAATGGCTTGTGGGCTCCTCGGATGCCCAGCTGTGTGCCCACCACAGTGTTGACCAACTATTCGGAGGACAGTGCTCCCTCGATAAGGATTAAAGTGTTGAATGGTTCGCATTCGTTTGAACCGTCGGGAGTGATGGCTGTGCCGCCGCATACTACAGTATTGCTCGATTGCATGTATCCGAGGGTAAGAGGTACCCCCGAATGGAGTTGGACCAGCTGGTATATGCAGTATTCCACAG GCTGGTCACCTGCTTTGGAAGAAAAAGCCGTACGCTATCGTTTGAGCATCAAGAACATCGAGAATAATGATTCTGGGACATTTACCTGCACTTCGCCGCGTGGTTTGACCAACAGTATTGCTGTCGTGGTGGCCACTTCGATTTGCCCGCAGCTACCAGAGCCGCTGTCGCCGCTAAAATTACGCCTTGAGGGCATTAAGCTTGGCCAGCGGGCCTATTATGATTGCCCCGAAGGCTTTCGGTTGGATGGCTCGTCGAATGCCACCTGCCTGGCCTCCGGCAATTGGTCATCGCCATCGCCAACATGCCATGCCATCCAATGTCCACGTTTGATGCTGGACGATCCACATCTCAGTTTGATTGAGTTAAATACATCGGCATGGGGGCGAGCGGTGTTCAAATGCCAATGGGGCTTCAAATTAACTGGACCGGCGCAGCTGGACTGTGAGCCGACGGGCGTCTGGAGTGGCCCCGTTCCACGTTGCAAGG TCATTCAGTGTGTGATGCCTGTGGCACCGCTTAATGGACGTATTGGTGGCACCAGCTTGAGCCAGCGACGTCTTACTGTTGGCGCTTTGGTCACCTTCAGTTGCAATGACGGCCACACTCTGGTCGGTGAGTCGAGCATCATATGCACGGAGAATGGATTTTGGTCGCATTCGC
- the LOC6646191 gene encoding locomotion-related protein Hikaru genki isoform X1, translating to MLRARPKRMRHKPLWALISLTVLLLVLPDKSNANTETVETTTTTAEPDASPGCRAPDVRFTISKPEMTTEQPYAKFETTQVYLPEDFTTADVEFVDSIGVARHPSENHAAIVNPYSIDLGEGEGGMHSASLVADDDVADDEADDDTDDGADDEGGRRHVGEDGSYKRLNSNRKQGKKRRSGSGRRRRIENENGQTGRGRGSRYKRHAILHDAEASPDTDRWSGSKLAAEGDVYYVHIADILKSREPNRELRSKLHKLKLKARMAKCMAKEGATMEMCQKLIKTKKQPKPKKAKEDEMRQGTKDNAHHQTHHRRRGDSHDAELDQRDITARWRRSSSSNNNNSSISSQAKGDPGQLLLQEEDEEENHQYNNQSSSAAVALQRVKRKSGKTTGALSRPKGGGDSSSKTTSRKDKGIYEEDGYSPVHPDDPEFDEDEEEDEEVDILQQFTEVSEIRFPGEIGPMGDRRLCKIRCVKGKWVGPLCATNEEDDNGNVKFQPLYKSCHVNRIPSHLLLSYRNISVTPIPPNRGWRKTRLSKSTLLSNREINVGWDLPHGHSLQARCAELGIYKLLGESRVLCSNGLWAPRMPSCVPTTVLTNYSEDSAPSIRIKVLNGSHSFEPSGVMAVPPHTTVLLDCMYPRVRGTPEWSWTSWYMQYSTGWSPALEEKAVRYRLSIKNIENNDSGTFTCTSPRGLTNSIAVVVATSICPQLPEPLSPLKLRLEGIKLGQRAYYDCPEGFRLDGSSNATCLASGNWSSPSPTCHAIQCPRLMLDDPHLSLIELNTSAWGRAVFKCQWGFKLTGPAQLDCEPTGVWSGPVPRCKVIQCVMPVAPLNGRIGGTSLSQRRLTVGALVTFSCNDGHTLVGESSIICTENGFWSHSPPFCKSQCQYPGDPPNGLIAPLKFNYDAGDYLSVQCRPGYVQTNEDLQKTGPFERPKCQPDGKWSDPLPKCRSYEEV from the exons ATGCTTAGGGCCAGGCCGAAACGTATGCGCCATAAGCCCCTTTGGGCTTTAATATCCTTGACCGTATTGCTATTGGTTTTGCCGGATAAGAGTAATGCCAATACAGAAACCGTtgagacaacaacaaccacagcgGAGCCAG ATGCTTCGCCTGGTTGTCGTGCACCGGATGTACGCTTTACCATCAGCAAACCGGAAATGACCACCGAGCAGCCGTATGCGAAATTTGAGACCACTCAGGTATATCTGCCAGAGGATTTCACCACAGCCGATGTGGAATTTGTCGATTCGATTGGTGTAGCCCGACATCCCAGCGAGAATCATGCAGCAATTGTGAATCCCTATTCCATTGATTTGGGCGAAGGAGAGGGCGGTATGCATTCCGCTAGCCTGGTGGCCGATGACGATGTGGCCGATGATGAGGCCGACGATGACACAGATGATGGGGCCGATGATGAAGGTGGTCGACGCCACGTGGGGGAGGATGGCTCCTACAAGCGTCTCAATAGCAATCGCAAACAGGGCAAGAAGCGACGTTCCGGTTCCGGTCGTCGTCGCCGCATCGAAAATGAGAATGGACAAACTGGACGTGGTCGTGGCAGTCGTTATAAGCGTCATGCCATATTGCATGATGCGGAGGCTTCACCGGATACAGATCGTTGGTCTGGCAGTAAATTGGCTGCCGAGGGAGATGTCTACTATGTCCATATAGCAGATATACTGAAGAGTCGAGAACCGAATCGGGAGTTGCGTTCCAAGCTCCACAAATTGAAGCTGAAGGCCAGGATGGCCAAGTGCATGGCCAAGGAGGGAGCCACCATGGAAATGTGCCAGAAGCTAATAAAGACCAAGAAGCAGCCCAAGCCCAAGAAGGCAAAGGAAGATGAGATGAGGCAAGGGACGAAAGATAATGCTCATCATCAGACACATCATCGCCGCCGTGGTGACAGTCACGATGCAGAGCTCGACCAGCGTGACATCACTGCGCGTTGGCgtcgcagcagcagcagcaacaacaacaacagctccATCTCTAGCCAGGCCAAAGGGGATCCCGgacagctgctgctgcaggaGGAGGACGAGGAGGAGAATCATCAATATAATAATCAGTCGAGCAGTGCAGCAGTGGCCCTGCAACGTGTAAAGCGCAAGTCGGGCAAGACCACGGGTGCACTGAGCCGTCCGAAAGGCGGTGGCGATTCCAGTTCAAAGACCACCAGCCGCAAGGATAAGG GCATCTATGAGGAGGATGGCTATTCACCTGTGCACCCCGATGACCCTGAATTcgatgaggatgaggaggaggaCGAGGAAGTGGATATATTGCAACAATTTACCGAAGTATCAGAGATACGTTTTCCTGGTGAAATTGGACCCATGGGGGATAGACGTTTGTGTAAAATACGCTGTGTCAAGGGCAAGTGGGTGGGTCCATTGTGCGCCACCAATGAAGAGG ATGACAATGGAAATGTGAAATTTCAGCCTTTGTATAAAAGTTGCCATGTGAATCGCATACCATCACATCTGCTGCTCAGCTATCGGAATATCTCAGTG ACACCGATACCACCAAATCGCGGCTGGCGTAAAACTCGTTTATCCAAATCGACATTACTCTCAAATAGAGAAATT AACGTTGGCTGGGATCTGCCGCATGGTCATTCCCTTCAGGCACGATGTGCGGAATTGGGCATCTATAAGCTATTGGGAGAATCCAGGGTACTTTGCTCGAATGGCTTGTGGGCTCCTCGGATGCCCAGCTGTGTGCCCACCACAGTGTTGACCAACTATTCGGAGGACAGTGCTCCCTCGATAAGGATTAAAGTGTTGAATGGTTCGCATTCGTTTGAACCGTCGGGAGTGATGGCTGTGCCGCCGCATACTACAGTATTGCTCGATTGCATGTATCCGAGGGTAAGAGGTACCCCCGAATGGAGTTGGACCAGCTGGTATATGCAGTATTCCACAG GCTGGTCACCTGCTTTGGAAGAAAAAGCCGTACGCTATCGTTTGAGCATCAAGAACATCGAGAATAATGATTCTGGGACATTTACCTGCACTTCGCCGCGTGGTTTGACCAACAGTATTGCTGTCGTGGTGGCCACTTCGATTTGCCCGCAGCTACCAGAGCCGCTGTCGCCGCTAAAATTACGCCTTGAGGGCATTAAGCTTGGCCAGCGGGCCTATTATGATTGCCCCGAAGGCTTTCGGTTGGATGGCTCGTCGAATGCCACCTGCCTGGCCTCCGGCAATTGGTCATCGCCATCGCCAACATGCCATGCCATCCAATGTCCACGTTTGATGCTGGACGATCCACATCTCAGTTTGATTGAGTTAAATACATCGGCATGGGGGCGAGCGGTGTTCAAATGCCAATGGGGCTTCAAATTAACTGGACCGGCGCAGCTGGACTGTGAGCCGACGGGCGTCTGGAGTGGCCCCGTTCCACGTTGCAAGG TCATTCAGTGTGTGATGCCTGTGGCACCGCTTAATGGACGTATTGGTGGCACCAGCTTGAGCCAGCGACGTCTTACTGTTGGCGCTTTGGTCACCTTCAGTTGCAATGACGGCCACACTCTGGTCGGTGAGTCGAGCATCATATGCACGGAGAATGGATTTTGGTCGCATTCGC
- the LOC26529268 gene encoding uncharacterized protein LOC26529268 encodes MDFCYIWPILALSVILHWIYRVSEDYYILSFFSRRVRAKEGKSLDSIASVAPGCTIFGNCFDLYGKDNGEVFNYFRNLAKTMKRSYIQYNVGVPAYQIIDAENAEIMLNDQNLISKGLIYDFLHPALKTGILTSTGKKWHMRRKMLTPTFHFNILEQFQEIFKSESIKFVQPFIGQEESEISLSKLIPRFTLNSVCETAMGIKLDDMHGKGDRYRESFEMIEKSFIKRLSNPLYWNNCFYNLFVASKNEPFLKVVHDFSSEIIAKRRILLEDILAEKLKTQTADDDIYINKKTRFAMLDTLLLAEKDGLIDHSGICEEVDTLMFEGYDTTSNGIIFSLMNLALYPEMQDLCHAEIQNNIEDDLSNLDMIQLSKLRYMECFLKETLRLFPPVPIIVRRTTRETELANGLILPTNTQIGVQVFDIHRNPKYWPQPDEFQPERFYKENSKDRPTYAYLPFSAGQRNCIGQKYAFLEMKTLLVVVLKHFKILPIMDPESFGFHAGITLRTKNNIRVKLVKRANIMIIACLWFTALAIVIHWLYKLNNEYFILSFCSRRVRAKPGKTVESIAALPPGRTIFGNCLDLYGKDDAGVFNYSRNLAKTLGKSYIQYGMGVPIYNIIDAENAELILNDQNLITKGLVYEFIHPALKTGLLTSTGKKWHMRRKMLTPTFHFNILGQFQEIFKSESIKFVQPFIGQEETEISLSDLIPRFTLNSVCETAMGIKLDDMAEKGDRYRESFKMIEKCFIRRLSNPLYWNNHLYNLFAASDYESHLKEVHDFSSEIIAKRRILFEDELAERKKTQTADDDIFINKKQRFAMLDTLLLAEKDGFIDHAGICEEVDTLMFEGFDTTSMGLIFGLMNMAQYPEKQELCYKEIQEYIEDDFSNLDITQLSKMKYLECFIKENLRLYPSVPIMGRQTTRETELANGLILPAYTQITLHVFDIHRNPKYWSQPDEFQPERFLNENSNDRHTFAYLPFSAGQRNCIGQKYAILEMKTLLVVVLKHFKVLPLVEPKSFEFHMGITLRTKNNIIVKLVKRK; translated from the exons ATGGATTTTTGTTATATATGGCCAATTCTCGCATTATCGGTGATTCTACATTGGATATATAGAGTCAGTGAGGATTACTATATACTCTCGTTCTTTTCACGGCGAGTGCGTGCCAAGGAGGGCAAATCATTGGACAGTATAGCTTCCGTAGCCCCAGGATGTACGATATTTGGCAATTGCTTTGATCTATATGGCAAAGACAATG GAGAAGTTTTCAACTATTTTCGTAATTTGGCCAAGACCATGAAGAGAAGTTATATACAGTATAATGTGGGAGTGCCAGCCTATCAAATAATTGATGCCGAAAATGCAGAGATAATGCTTAACGATCAGAATCTGATAAGCAAGGGTTTGATCTATGATTTTTTACATCCAGCTCTTAAAACTGGAATATTGACCTCAACTG GTAAAAAATGGCATATGCGTCGTAAGATGTTAACACCgacatttcatttcaatatatTGGAACAATTTCAAGAGATTTTCAA ATCGGAGAGTATAAAATTTGTTCAACCATTCATTGGACAGGAGGAATCGGAGATTTCTCTCAGTAAGCTTATACCTCGCTTCACTCTGAATAGTGTTTGTG AAACCGCCATGGGTATTAAATTGGATGATATGCACGGAAAGGGGGATCGTTATCGTGAAAGTTTTGAAATGATTGAGAAATCGTTTATCAAACGTCTGAGTAATCCTTTATATTGGAATAATTGCTtctataatttatttgtgGCCAGTAAAAATGAACCTTTTCTGAAAGTGGTTCATGACTTTTCCAGTGAGATTATTGCCAAAAGACGTATACTCCTTGAGGACATATTGGCCGAGAAACTCAAAACTCAGACGGCAGATGATGATAT CTACATTAACAAGAAGACACGTTTCGCCATGTTGGATACTTTACTTTTGGCTGAGAAAGATGGTCTTATAGATCATTCAGGCATTTGCGAAGAAGTGGACACTTTGATGTTTGAAGGATATGATACTACATCAAATGGTATTATTTTTAGTCTGATGAACTTGGCCCTCTATCCGGAGATGCAGGACTTGTGCCATGCGGAAATTCAGAACAATATTGAGG ATGACTTGAGCAACTTGGATATGATACAGTTGTCCAAATTGAGATATATGGAATGTTTCTTGAAGGAAACTTTGCGTCTATTCCCCCCCGTGCCCATTATAGTTCGTAGGACAACACGTGAAACTGAATTGGCAAATGGTTTAATCTTACCCACAAATACTCAAATCGGTGTGCAAGTGTTCGATATACATCGCAATCCAAAATATTGGCCCCAACCAGATGAATTTCAACCCGAACGTTTTTACAAGGAGAACTCAAAGGATCGTCCTACTTATGCCTATTTGCCTTTCAGTGCGGGTCAAAGGAATTGCATAG gTCAAAAATATGCCTTCTTGGAAATGAAAACTTTATTGGTTGTCGTTctcaaacattttaaaattttacccATAATGGATCCGGAGTCTTTTGGTTTTCATGCTGGTATCACTTTGAGAACCAAAAATAATATTCGAGTTAAGCTAGTGAAAAG AGCAAACATCATGATAATTGCTTGCTTGTGGTTCACTGCTTTAGCCATTGTTATACATTGGTTATATAAACTTAATAATGAATACTTTATACTCTCATTCTGTTCACGACGAGTGCGAGCCAAGCCAGGCAAAACTGTAGAGAGTATAGCCGCCTTACCCCCCGGACGTACGATATTTGGCAACTGCTTGGATTTATATGGCAAAGACGATG CTGGTGTGTTTAACTATTCGCGTAATTTGGCCAAGACATTGGGAAAAAGTTACATACAATATGGAATGGGTGTGccaatttataatattattgaTGCCGAAAATGCGGAACTAATACTTAACGATCAGAATTTAATAACCAAGGGATTGGTTTATGAATTTATACATCCAGCTCTTAAAACTGGACTATTGACCTCAACGG GTAAAAAATGGCATATGCGTCGCAAGATGTTAACACCcacatttcatttcaatatatTGGGACAATTTCAAGAGATTTTCAA ATCGGAAAGTATAAAATTTGTGCAACCATTTATTGGGCAGGAGGAAACGGAGATATCTCTTAGTGACCTTATACCACGTTTTACCCTGAATAGTGTTTGTG aaACCGCAATGGGCATTAAATTGGATGATATGGCCGAGAAGGGTGACCGTTATCGTGAAAGCTTTAAAATGATTGAAAAATGCTTTATCAGACGTTTGAGTAATCCGCTGTATTGGAATAATCACTTGTATAATCTATTTGCGGCAAGTGATTATGAATCGCACTTGAAAGAAGTTCATGATTTCTCCAGTGAGATTATAGCCAAAAGGCGTATACTCTTTGAAGACGAACTGGCCGAAAGAAAAAAGACACAAACAGCAGATGATGATAT TTTTATCAACAAGAAGCAACGTTTCGCCATGTTGGATACCTTACTTTTGGCTGAGAAAGATGGTTTCATAGATCATGCCGGCATCTGTGAAGAGGTGGACACTTTGATGTTTGAGGGCTTTGATACCACTTCAATGGGTCTAATATTTGGTCTTATGAACATGGCTCAATACCCCGAGAAGCAGGAACTTTGCTACAAAGAAATTCAAGAGTATATTGAGG ATGACTTTAGTAATCTGGACATAACTCAATTGtccaaaatgaaatatttggaATGCTTTATCAAAGAGAATTTGCGTCTGTATCCCTCGGTTCCGATTATGGGACGTCAGACCACAAGAGAAACTGAGTTGGCAAATGGTTTAATTTTACCCGCCTACACTCAAATAACTTTGCATGTCTTTGATATACATCGTAACCCAAAGTATTGGTCTCAACCAGATGAATTTCAACCGGAACGTTTTCTCAACGAGAACTCAAATGATCGTCATACCTTTGCATATTTGCCCTTCAGTGCGGGTCAGCGTAATTGCATAG GTCAAAAATATGCCATTTTGGAAATGAAAACCTTGCTGGTTGTTGTCCTAAAACATTTCAAAGTTTTACCTTTAGTTGAACCGAAATCTTTTGAATTTCACATGGGCATCACTTTGAGaaccaaaaataatataattgtTAAGCTCGTAAAACGAAAGTAA